A part of Aurantimicrobium sp. MWH-Uga1 genomic DNA contains:
- a CDS encoding sensor histidine kinase — MSTLSNIMEAQGIGSAADIEWLHMLIGDWQLIADLAFADIVLWAPTTDGSFVAVSHARPSSSATLFYRDFVGQKIKAEWRAQVNEAYETSEIIESSSPAWYEETPTRVRAVPVVRRVRQGSSDPAPTSPIAVISLHTNLSESRSPSRQELTFNSCANDLFDMIATGDFPDLEAAASPRRGAPRATDGLIRLDVDGVVTFASPNALSAFNRIGFNDELEGETLAEVTTRVLTGKINVDESLPVVVTGRAPWRADIEARGVTISLRTIPIRHLGERTGAIVLCRDVTELRNQEMELITKDATIREIHHRVKNNLQTVASLLRIQARRTQSDEAREALTQAMRRVASIAVVHDTLSEGLSQNVDFDDVFNRVLMLSAEVAAIHGTTVHPKLSGSFGVLPSEYATPLALALTELVTNAVEHGLAGREGTVLIEAQRTDELLSVHIVDNGTGLPEGEIGDGLGTQIVKTLIQGELSGSIEWGPAPEGGTDVSIEVPLRFLSISS, encoded by the coding sequence ATGTCGACACTTAGCAACATCATGGAAGCCCAAGGAATTGGATCGGCCGCCGATATTGAATGGCTTCACATGCTTATTGGTGACTGGCAGCTCATTGCTGACCTGGCCTTTGCCGACATTGTGTTGTGGGCACCCACTACCGATGGCTCCTTCGTTGCAGTCTCACACGCCCGCCCATCTAGCTCCGCCACCTTGTTCTATCGCGACTTTGTCGGCCAGAAAATCAAAGCAGAGTGGCGAGCTCAGGTCAACGAAGCATACGAAACCTCAGAGATTATCGAGTCTTCTTCTCCAGCGTGGTATGAAGAAACTCCTACTCGAGTTCGTGCCGTTCCTGTCGTGCGCAGAGTCCGCCAGGGCTCAAGTGACCCTGCACCTACCAGCCCTATTGCGGTCATCTCTCTGCACACCAACCTTTCCGAAAGTCGCTCACCCAGTCGACAGGAATTGACGTTCAATTCTTGTGCCAATGATCTCTTTGACATGATTGCCACGGGAGACTTCCCTGACCTTGAAGCAGCTGCTTCGCCACGACGTGGGGCACCCCGTGCAACAGATGGTTTGATTCGTCTGGATGTTGATGGGGTGGTGACCTTTGCTAGCCCTAACGCACTGTCAGCCTTCAACCGTATTGGTTTCAATGATGAGCTCGAGGGTGAAACTCTAGCTGAGGTCACTACTCGTGTGCTGACAGGCAAAATCAACGTGGATGAGTCACTACCTGTCGTTGTGACCGGTCGAGCACCCTGGCGTGCAGACATCGAAGCCAGGGGTGTGACGATCTCGCTTCGCACAATTCCTATTCGCCACCTTGGTGAGCGAACCGGTGCAATTGTGCTCTGCCGCGATGTCACTGAGTTGCGCAATCAAGAGATGGAACTCATTACCAAAGATGCCACCATCCGTGAGATTCACCACCGTGTAAAGAACAACCTACAAACAGTGGCATCCCTGCTTCGTATCCAAGCACGCAGAACTCAGTCTGACGAAGCGCGTGAAGCACTCACCCAAGCGATGCGACGCGTTGCGTCCATTGCGGTGGTTCACGACACCCTGTCTGAGGGCCTCAGTCAAAACGTGGACTTTGATGATGTCTTTAACCGAGTACTGATGCTCAGTGCTGAAGTTGCCGCCATTCACGGAACAACAGTTCACCCGAAGCTTTCTGGAAGCTTCGGAGTTCTTCCCAGCGAATATGCCACCCCACTGGCGCTTGCTCTCACAGAACTCGTCACAAATGCTGTTGAGCACGGTCTAGCAGGGCGTGAAGGCACTGTGCTTATTGAAGCCCAGCGCACAGATGAGCTCTTGAGCGTTCACATTGTCGATAACGGAACTGGACTGCCCGAGGGAGAAATCGGAGACGGACTGGGCACACAGATTGTGAAAACACTCATCCAAGGCGAGCTCAGTGGCAGTATCGAATGGGGTCCAGCTCCTGAAGGTGGTACTGATGTGTCTATTGAAGTTCCTCTGCGGTTTCTCAGCATCTCTTCGTAG
- a CDS encoding alpha/beta hydrolase: MRKKWLWRTLAVLAGIMVVTVVAFTISPWPSALIIREVFQDGAKKVAAIMAPYAPTSGVDSVLDVQYAEGSTEPYVTPSSFTQLDVFFPTGTTEPLGTVIWTHGGAWISGNKSNDRSYFEILAYKGYTVVGLNYTYGPEAQYPTAVFELNQAHKFLLENADKFHINPDAIVLAGDSAGAQLTSQLATIITKPSYAAGMKITPALSPDQLQGVVLNCGVYEVMSLLGQKGILGWGDDASLWAYTGDRDLANSAAVAEMSTIHHVDGNFPATYISGGNADPLTAENSKPFAAKLKSLGVNVTELFWPDDYTPPLPHEYQFRLNLDAAQTALTETLAFLDERIGSSTQN; the protein is encoded by the coding sequence ATGCGTAAGAAGTGGTTGTGGCGAACACTGGCTGTTCTCGCCGGGATTATGGTGGTGACTGTTGTGGCATTTACGATAAGCCCCTGGCCCAGTGCCTTGATTATTCGTGAGGTATTCCAAGATGGCGCGAAAAAAGTAGCAGCCATCATGGCACCCTATGCACCCACCAGCGGTGTTGATTCTGTCTTGGACGTTCAATACGCCGAAGGCTCAACCGAGCCCTACGTCACACCATCCAGCTTTACGCAGCTGGACGTGTTTTTTCCCACGGGGACAACGGAACCACTAGGAACCGTGATTTGGACTCACGGAGGCGCGTGGATTTCAGGAAACAAGTCCAATGACCGTAGTTACTTTGAAATCTTGGCTTACAAGGGATACACCGTCGTAGGACTCAACTACACCTACGGGCCTGAAGCGCAGTACCCCACTGCAGTTTTTGAACTCAACCAAGCACACAAGTTTTTGCTCGAGAACGCAGACAAGTTCCACATCAACCCTGATGCGATTGTGCTCGCAGGTGATTCTGCTGGAGCGCAGCTGACCAGTCAATTGGCAACCATCATTACTAAGCCCTCTTATGCCGCTGGCATGAAGATCACACCTGCCCTTTCACCGGACCAGCTTCAAGGAGTTGTGCTCAACTGTGGCGTATATGAAGTGATGTCACTTCTGGGACAAAAGGGAATTTTGGGCTGGGGTGATGACGCATCACTCTGGGCGTACACCGGAGACCGCGATCTAGCTAACTCTGCGGCCGTTGCGGAAATGTCCACTATCCACCACGTGGATGGCAACTTCCCCGCAACCTACATCTCTGGCGGTAATGCTGACCCACTGACGGCTGAGAACTCCAAGCCATTCGCTGCAAAGCTGAAGTCACTGGGTGTGAACGTCACGGAGCTGTTCTGGCCGGATGACTACACCCCGCCACTACCACACGAGTACCAGTTCAGGCTGAATCTTGATGCTGCTCAAACTGCTTTGACCGAAACGCTTGCTTTCTTGGACGAGAGAATTGGTTCAAGCACACAGAACTAA
- a CDS encoding NYN domain-containing protein — translation MNPKPSAIIYVDAFNLYYGSLRGMSFKWLDLEALFDRLLPDFDVISIYYFTARLRENANPRDPDAPNRQKTYLKALSTLKRVKVVYGNFLVLPSWAPKRRRSRIAGFKLPKSWSFGRNTKIWKVEEKGSDVSLGSRMTIDASNQKADLYVMVSSDSDLAPTIDMILSETDARIAHCPPRPNKSKRLSACDFVFTIRISHGALRDSQLPTEIVLPNSGAKISAPISWKK, via the coding sequence ATGAACCCGAAACCCAGCGCAATTATTTACGTTGACGCATTCAATTTGTACTACGGGTCACTTCGCGGGATGTCATTTAAGTGGCTTGATTTAGAGGCTTTGTTTGACCGGTTGCTTCCAGATTTTGACGTTATTTCCATCTACTACTTCACTGCGCGGCTGCGAGAAAATGCGAATCCTCGAGACCCAGATGCCCCAAACAGGCAAAAGACTTATCTCAAAGCACTTTCGACGCTGAAAAGGGTCAAAGTGGTCTACGGGAACTTTTTAGTTCTTCCGTCTTGGGCTCCCAAACGAAGAAGGTCTCGTATTGCAGGTTTCAAGTTGCCAAAAAGTTGGAGCTTTGGTCGCAACACCAAAATCTGGAAAGTAGAAGAAAAAGGATCGGATGTTTCTCTTGGTTCAAGAATGACTATTGATGCTTCTAATCAAAAAGCTGACTTGTATGTGATGGTCTCAAGCGATTCTGATCTGGCTCCAACAATTGACATGATTCTTTCGGAAACAGACGCAAGGATTGCCCACTGTCCTCCTCGACCTAACAAAAGCAAGCGGCTTAGCGCATGCGATTTTGTATTCACTATCCGAATTTCACATGGCGCATTAAGGGATTCCCAGCTGCCTACTGAGATTGTTCTTCCAAATTCCGGAGCAAAAATAAGCGCACCCATAAGTTGGAAAAAATAA
- a CDS encoding AAA family ATPase yields the protein MSQLIAVWGPTGAPGRTTVAINVAAELAEMGQSVLLIDADGYGGAIAPTLGLIDDAAGFAAACRLAESGTLTAGDIENLSHSVSTSAGKLRVLSGITRTDRWPELTAERVKNVLACAAETYDVIVVDVGFNLETDEEITSDLFAPRRNAATLTVLKHADCIVEVASADALGIARFIRAHDVLVDLYPQSLRLIVVNKVRTGLDPRGSSHAAQTLSRFAGLHEVYELPLDEKALNASYASGKPLSMSAHNSKVRKKFAGIAQGLQLQRNVA from the coding sequence ATGAGTCAACTCATTGCTGTCTGGGGACCTACCGGGGCGCCAGGTCGAACCACTGTGGCCATCAATGTGGCAGCTGAGTTAGCTGAGATGGGACAATCGGTGCTCCTTATCGATGCTGATGGCTATGGCGGAGCCATTGCTCCCACACTCGGACTCATCGATGATGCGGCTGGCTTTGCAGCAGCATGCCGCTTAGCAGAGTCTGGAACTCTCACAGCGGGAGACATAGAAAATCTCTCTCACTCCGTCTCAACATCAGCTGGGAAGCTGCGCGTTCTATCGGGGATAACCAGAACGGATAGGTGGCCAGAGCTCACGGCAGAGCGGGTCAAGAATGTTCTGGCCTGTGCCGCAGAAACTTATGACGTGATTGTTGTCGATGTGGGATTCAACCTAGAAACAGATGAAGAAATCACCAGTGATCTTTTCGCCCCCAGACGCAATGCGGCTACTCTCACAGTTCTGAAGCATGCTGATTGCATCGTGGAGGTTGCCAGTGCTGATGCGCTAGGCATAGCTCGGTTTATTCGCGCTCACGATGTCCTGGTTGATCTTTACCCTCAGTCACTGCGATTGATTGTGGTGAACAAAGTCAGAACTGGACTTGATCCCAGAGGAAGCTCCCATGCGGCACAAACACTAAGCCGCTTTGCTGGTTTGCACGAAGTGTACGAGCTCCCTCTGGATGAGAAAGCACTCAACGCTAGCTACGCAAGCGGAAAACCATTGAGCATGTCGGCTCACAACAGCAAGGTGCGCAAGAAGTTTGCTGGAATTGCACAAGGGCTTCAACTTCAAAGAAATGTTGCTTGA
- a CDS encoding SAF domain-containing protein: MTQIKTRRFDTRLFIGLALVVGAALGGFTLVTATDNTTAVYVASTTLTPGHVLDKNDLVLSDVKLGKSGTSYLTAQDFTPGSVVTKAVAAGELVPVSAIGTAKQVATTNVVVQLDVPLASEAVVGSSVDVWASMSVGQGVFGPPSVIISGAQIAHITEATGLAASNGGVQVELVVPQNKVATLLESQANGDALSLVPTRGKTS; the protein is encoded by the coding sequence ATGACTCAAATCAAGACTCGTCGCTTCGATACGCGACTATTCATCGGATTAGCGCTCGTCGTAGGCGCTGCACTGGGAGGCTTTACCCTCGTCACGGCGACAGATAACACCACAGCTGTCTATGTCGCCTCAACCACGCTCACCCCAGGTCACGTTCTCGACAAGAATGATCTTGTTCTCTCTGATGTGAAGCTGGGGAAATCAGGTACGTCGTACCTCACCGCACAGGACTTCACGCCTGGCTCCGTTGTAACAAAAGCTGTGGCAGCAGGGGAACTGGTACCCGTCAGTGCAATTGGAACAGCCAAGCAGGTCGCCACCACGAACGTGGTGGTCCAGCTTGATGTTCCACTTGCTTCTGAAGCTGTGGTCGGCTCTTCTGTGGATGTCTGGGCATCGATGTCAGTGGGGCAGGGCGTCTTTGGCCCACCCTCGGTCATCATTTCGGGTGCTCAGATTGCACACATCACCGAGGCAACCGGTTTGGCAGCATCTAACGGGGGAGTGCAAGTTGAACTCGTTGTTCCACAAAACAAAGTTGCTACCCTCCTAGAGTCTCAAGCAAACGGAGATGCTTTGTCTCTTGTCCCCACTCGCGGGAAGACCTCATGA
- a CDS encoding helix-turn-helix domain-containing protein, whose protein sequence is MNDFGSTDVNTDRFLTVSEAAELLKVSVADVHELISSGELQAFQVGSRGPWRIEHHILELFIAEQYEISRRSAMWNNSSVASANNITDF, encoded by the coding sequence ATGAATGATTTTGGCTCTACTGATGTGAATACTGACCGTTTTCTTACCGTGTCCGAAGCAGCGGAACTTTTGAAAGTCTCTGTTGCGGATGTCCACGAACTTATCTCCTCGGGGGAACTTCAAGCTTTCCAAGTGGGAAGCCGGGGGCCGTGGCGAATAGAACACCACATTCTTGAGCTGTTTATTGCTGAGCAATACGAGATTTCACGTCGCAGTGCGATGTGGAATAACTCTTCTGTGGCCTCAGCGAACAACATCACTGATTTCTAA
- a CDS encoding Rv3235 family protein, with product MTPAQALNTRTSTFDQDEYFGYQPTATSALPDPQPMVENLARSVMEILADCRELDQIARWVSDEVYRNLLKRVHISRRARAVKKMPAVRPTFGLGRTIITNPTDGVVESVVIVHGKARTRSIAIRLEGIDGRWRATAIHVL from the coding sequence ATGACTCCAGCACAAGCTCTCAATACACGGACATCCACCTTCGACCAGGATGAATATTTCGGATATCAACCGACCGCTACCTCTGCACTGCCCGACCCGCAACCGATGGTGGAAAACCTTGCCCGCTCCGTCATGGAAATACTTGCTGACTGCCGAGAACTCGATCAGATAGCACGTTGGGTCAGCGATGAGGTCTATCGCAACCTCCTCAAACGCGTACACATTTCCCGTCGAGCACGTGCAGTAAAGAAAATGCCTGCAGTGCGCCCCACCTTTGGCTTAGGTCGCACCATCATTACAAACCCCACAGATGGTGTTGTGGAATCTGTCGTGATTGTTCACGGCAAAGCCCGCACGCGCTCTATTGCCATCAGGCTCGAAGGTATTGATGGAAGGTGGCGTGCGACCGCAATCCACGTGCTCTAA
- the secA gene encoding preprotein translocase subunit SecA, producing the protein MANILDKVLRVGEGRTLRKLENLAKAVNELEEGFINLTDEELRAETTDFRKRYIEGESLDHMLPEAFAAAREAARRTIGLRHFDVQLMGGAALHMGNIAEMKTGEGKTLVATLPAYLNAIAGRGVHVVTVNDYLASYQSELMGRVFRALGMTTGVITAGQQPAVRREQYLCDITYGTNNEFGFDYLRDNMAWSAADKVQRGHFFAIVDEVDSILIDEARTPLIISGPASGEANRWFTEFAKIATTLEPGVDYEVDEKKRTVGVLEPGIEKVEDYLGIDNLYESANTPLISFLNNSIKAVALFKRDKDYVVMNGEVLIVDEHTGRILAGRRYNEGIHQAIEAKEGVEVKAENQTLATVTLQNYFRMYEKISGMTGTAETEAGEFMSTYKIGVVPIPTNKPMQRIDQPDLVYKNEVIKFEQVANDIAERHAKGQPVLVGTTSVEKSEYLSKLLAKKGIRHEVLNAKNHAREAAIVAQAGRLGAVTVATNMAGRGTDIMLGGNAEHLTVSELASKGLNPLETPEEYEAAWEEAFSKVKARVQEEAEKVIAVGGLYVLGTERHESRRIDNQLRGRSGRQGDPGESRFYLSLTDDLMRMFNSGAAEAIMTRSNIPDDTAIESSIVSRAIRSAQSQVEARNAEMRKNVLKYDDVLNRQREAIYADRAHILEGDDLQDRVHKFLEDVVDEVLAAHTSEGNGDDWDFDALWAELKTIYPVSITIDEVIQEAGNKGRVNKEFMRREIQSDALLAYKRREESLGSTAMRELERRVVLSVVDRRWRDHLYEMDYLKDGIGLRAMAQRDPLVEYQREGFALYQGMMASIKAESVGFLFNLEVQVNVAEGDPEHPSIAAKGLGQSEDANAQLSYTAPSEDGQVEVRDERGRVEQAETARAQQAADNGRQIVPENNRPTGPTVATRGAFGQQTAGAPAGNRAERRKKKKK; encoded by the coding sequence GTGGCAAACATTCTTGACAAGGTCCTTCGCGTTGGTGAAGGCCGAACCCTACGCAAACTAGAAAACCTTGCGAAGGCCGTCAACGAACTTGAAGAGGGATTCATCAACCTCACCGATGAAGAGCTTCGTGCTGAAACCACCGATTTCCGTAAGCGCTACATCGAGGGTGAATCTCTCGACCACATGCTGCCTGAAGCTTTCGCTGCCGCGCGTGAAGCAGCACGACGCACCATCGGCCTGCGCCACTTCGATGTTCAGCTCATGGGTGGTGCCGCGCTGCACATGGGCAACATCGCTGAAATGAAAACCGGTGAAGGTAAGACTCTGGTTGCCACTCTTCCCGCCTACCTCAACGCGATTGCAGGCCGTGGAGTTCACGTAGTAACAGTGAACGACTATCTTGCTAGCTATCAGTCTGAACTCATGGGTCGCGTATTCCGCGCCCTAGGCATGACCACCGGTGTGATCACCGCCGGTCAGCAGCCAGCGGTACGCCGTGAACAGTACCTGTGTGACATTACCTATGGAACCAACAACGAGTTTGGTTTTGACTATCTGCGCGACAACATGGCCTGGAGCGCTGCTGACAAAGTTCAGCGCGGACACTTCTTTGCCATCGTCGATGAGGTCGACTCCATCCTTATCGATGAGGCTCGTACCCCACTGATTATTTCTGGACCTGCCTCCGGTGAAGCCAACCGCTGGTTTACCGAGTTTGCCAAGATTGCCACCACGCTTGAGCCTGGCGTTGACTACGAAGTCGATGAGAAGAAGCGCACTGTTGGTGTTCTCGAGCCAGGTATTGAAAAGGTTGAAGACTACCTCGGTATTGACAACCTCTACGAGTCTGCAAACACCCCGCTGATTTCGTTTTTGAACAACTCCATCAAGGCAGTTGCCTTGTTCAAGCGCGACAAAGACTACGTCGTGATGAACGGTGAAGTTCTCATCGTTGATGAGCACACCGGTCGTATTCTTGCTGGCCGCCGCTACAACGAAGGTATTCACCAGGCCATCGAAGCCAAGGAAGGCGTCGAGGTTAAGGCCGAGAACCAAACCTTGGCTACGGTGACCTTGCAGAACTACTTCCGTATGTACGAGAAGATCTCCGGTATGACCGGTACGGCCGAAACTGAAGCCGGCGAATTCATGAGCACCTACAAGATTGGTGTGGTTCCCATCCCCACCAACAAGCCCATGCAGCGCATTGACCAGCCTGACCTGGTTTACAAGAACGAAGTCATCAAGTTTGAGCAAGTTGCCAACGACATTGCTGAACGCCACGCCAAGGGCCAGCCCGTCCTCGTGGGAACAACCTCGGTTGAGAAGAGCGAATACCTGTCTAAGCTTCTGGCCAAGAAGGGCATTCGTCACGAAGTTCTCAACGCCAAGAACCACGCTCGTGAAGCAGCTATCGTCGCTCAGGCTGGTCGTTTGGGTGCGGTAACCGTTGCCACCAACATGGCTGGTCGTGGTACCGACATCATGCTCGGTGGTAACGCTGAGCACCTGACCGTTTCCGAGCTCGCCTCTAAGGGACTCAACCCGCTTGAAACTCCTGAAGAATACGAAGCTGCCTGGGAAGAGGCCTTCTCCAAGGTCAAGGCACGTGTTCAGGAAGAAGCAGAGAAGGTTATTGCCGTTGGTGGTCTTTACGTTCTGGGAACTGAACGCCACGAATCCCGTCGTATCGACAACCAGCTTCGCGGACGTTCTGGACGTCAGGGTGACCCCGGTGAAAGCCGCTTCTACCTCTCCTTGACTGATGACCTCATGCGTATGTTCAACTCGGGTGCTGCAGAAGCCATCATGACCCGCAGCAACATTCCCGATGACACTGCTATCGAATCTTCGATTGTGAGCCGTGCTATTCGCTCTGCTCAGTCACAGGTTGAAGCACGCAATGCTGAAATGCGTAAGAACGTTCTCAAATACGATGACGTTCTCAACCGTCAGCGTGAGGCTATTTATGCCGACCGTGCTCACATCCTTGAAGGTGACGATCTGCAAGATCGTGTTCACAAGTTCCTTGAGGATGTTGTCGATGAAGTTCTTGCTGCTCACACCAGCGAAGGCAACGGAGATGACTGGGATTTCGACGCGCTCTGGGCGGAACTGAAGACCATCTACCCTGTCTCGATCACGATCGACGAAGTCATCCAAGAAGCTGGAAATAAGGGTCGTGTGAACAAGGAGTTCATGCGCCGCGAAATCCAGTCGGATGCTCTTTTGGCATACAAGCGCCGTGAAGAATCGCTGGGCTCTACCGCCATGCGAGAGCTGGAGCGCCGTGTAGTCCTTTCCGTGGTGGATCGTCGTTGGCGTGACCACCTCTACGAGATGGACTATCTCAAGGACGGTATTGGTCTGCGTGCCATGGCGCAGCGTGACCCACTGGTTGAGTACCAGCGTGAAGGTTTTGCCCTCTACCAAGGCATGATGGCTTCCATCAAGGCAGAATCGGTCGGCTTCTTGTTCAACCTCGAAGTTCAGGTCAATGTTGCTGAAGGCGATCCAGAACACCCCAGCATCGCTGCTAAGGGCCTGGGCCAGTCTGAAGATGCCAACGCGCAATTGAGCTACACCGCACCGTCAGAAGACGGCCAGGTGGAGGTTCGTGACGAGCGTGGACGAGTTGAGCAGGCTGAGACTGCTCGTGCCCAGCAGGCGGCCGACAATGGACGCCAGATTGTTCCCGAGAACAACCGCCCCACCGGCCCCACCGTGGCAACACGTGGTGCGTTTGGTCAACAGACTGCCGGAGCACCCGCGGGTAACCGAGCTGAGCGTCGCAAGAAGAAGAAAAAGTAA
- the hpf gene encoding ribosome hibernation-promoting factor, HPF/YfiA family, with translation MELNFIARHTEITDRFRNYVAEKVDKIEKLADRPLELDVTVSKHHGGKGLVGGDHVELTLVEAGPVVRAASDGEDKYAAFDLAMGRMMEQLRRARDKKKVHHNGHQKPLSIHEASADAFAQVDIVPATPEDIERIAKEVSATKPSAAA, from the coding sequence ATGGAACTGAACTTCATCGCCCGCCACACCGAAATCACCGACCGATTCCGTAACTACGTCGCCGAGAAGGTCGACAAGATTGAGAAACTGGCTGATCGCCCTCTCGAACTTGATGTAACCGTCAGTAAACATCACGGCGGAAAAGGCTTGGTTGGTGGTGATCATGTGGAGCTCACCCTCGTAGAAGCCGGACCAGTTGTCCGTGCCGCTTCCGATGGTGAAGACAAATATGCCGCCTTTGATCTCGCCATGGGTCGCATGATGGAGCAGCTGCGCCGCGCCAGGGATAAGAAGAAAGTCCACCACAACGGCCACCAAAAGCCACTGTCGATTCATGAAGCAAGCGCTGACGCCTTTGCGCAGGTCGATATCGTTCCTGCAACCCCAGAAGACATTGAGCGGATTGCCAAAGAAGTGTCCGCTACAAAACCTTCTGCAGCTGCTTAA
- a CDS encoding ComF family protein — protein sequence MTNESFRDWFTNAAREALSLVLPVNCAGCGELDYNLCPACQADLGPELQYRELFDPISQFRLPLWYSLELTEVSSSVLHEFKEQGRTSVAKHLAKPLFAVLEAAYAAGQSEDTGTAVQITWVVPPSSRANFRHRGYVPITVLAQAAGVKPERVLVNTRRRVDQSVLGRMERFENMRDSFRAVKNLEGRSVIILDDVLTTGATLVECARALRAEGAHIIGAAVLAYTPKNFQDTRRKNA from the coding sequence ATGACGAACGAATCATTTCGTGACTGGTTCACCAACGCAGCAAGAGAAGCACTCTCCTTAGTCTTACCGGTCAATTGTGCCGGGTGTGGCGAACTCGATTACAACCTGTGCCCTGCGTGCCAAGCTGACCTAGGTCCAGAGCTTCAATACCGTGAACTGTTCGACCCGATATCGCAGTTCAGGCTTCCTCTGTGGTATTCCTTGGAGCTCACGGAAGTGTCCAGTTCTGTCCTGCATGAATTCAAAGAGCAGGGCAGAACCTCTGTCGCGAAACACCTCGCGAAGCCCCTCTTTGCAGTTCTAGAAGCTGCGTATGCAGCTGGCCAATCTGAGGACACAGGCACCGCAGTGCAGATCACTTGGGTAGTGCCACCCAGCAGCAGAGCAAACTTTAGACACCGCGGGTATGTTCCTATCACCGTCTTAGCTCAGGCAGCAGGTGTCAAACCGGAGAGGGTATTAGTGAATACCCGCCGAAGAGTCGATCAATCCGTCCTGGGCAGAATGGAACGCTTTGAGAATATGCGCGACTCATTTCGGGCAGTGAAGAACCTTGAAGGGCGCTCTGTCATCATCCTCGATGATGTTCTCACCACAGGGGCGACCCTGGTGGAATGCGCCCGGGCACTGCGTGCCGAGGGCGCCCACATCATTGGGGCTGCGGTGTTGGCCTACACGCCAAAAAACTTTCAGGACACTCGCAGAAAAAATGCGTGA